A section of the Nymphaea colorata mitochondrion, complete genome genome encodes:
- the nad3 gene encoding NADH dehydrogenase subunit 3 produces the protein MLEFAPICIYLVISLLVSLILLGVPFLFASNSSTYPDKLSAYECGFDPFGDARSRSDIRFYLVSILFIILDPEVTFFFPWAVSLNKIDLFGFWSMMAFLLILTIGFLYEWKRGALDWE, from the coding sequence ATGTCGGAATTTGCACCTATTCGTATCTATTTAGTGATCAGTCCGCTAGTTTCTTTGATCCCACTCGGTGTTCCTTTTCCATTTGCTTCCAATAGTTCGACCTATCCAGACAAATTGTCGGCCCACGAATGTGGTTTCGATCCTTCCGGTGATGCCAGAAGTCGTTCCGATATACGATTTTATCCGGTTTCTATTTTATTTATTATCCCTGATCCGGAAGTCACCTTTTCCTTTCCTTGGGCAGTACCTCCCAACAAGATTGATCTTTTTGGATCTTGGTCCATGATGGCCTTTTTATTGATTTTGACGATTGGATTTCTCTATGAATGGAAAAGGGGTGCTTCGGATCGGGAGTAA
- the rps12 gene encoding ribosomal protein S12, which yields MPTLNQLICHGREEKRRTDRTRALDQCPQKQGVCLRVSTRTPKKPNSALRKIAKVRLSNRHDIFAYIPGEGHNLQEHPMVLIRGGRVKDLPGVKFHCIRGVKDLLGIPDRRRGRSKYGAERPKPKER from the coding sequence ATGCCTACATTAAATCAATTGATTCGTCATGGTAGAGAAGAAAAACGGCGCACGGACCGTACTCGAGCTTCGGATCAATGTCCCCAGAAGCAAGGAGTACGCCCGCGTGTTCCGACGAGAACACCGAAAAAACCTAATTCAGCTCTACGTAAGATAGCCAAAGTACGGTTGAGCAATCGACATGATATATTTGCTCACATTCCGGGCGAAGGTCATAATTCGCAGGAACATCCTATGGTGTTAATCAGAGGAGGTAGAGTGAAAGATTCGCCAGGTGTGAAATCCCATCGTATTCGAGGAGTCAAGGATTTGCTGGGAATTCCGGATCGAAGAAGGGGCAGATCTAAATATGGTGCGGAAAGACCAAAACCAAAAGAGAGATGA